In Castanea sativa cultivar Marrone di Chiusa Pesio chromosome 6, ASM4071231v1, a single window of DNA contains:
- the LOC142640756 gene encoding prohibitin-3, mitochondrial-like, with protein sequence MGSQGAVSLLNNVARAALGLGVAATALNSSLYTVDGGQRAVIFDRIRGILDETVGEGTHFLIPWLQKPFIFDIRTKPHTFSSVSGTKDLQMVNLTLRVLSRPEVTRLPQIVQTLGLEYDEKVLPSIGNEVLKAVVAQFNADQLLTERPQVSALVQTGLTERAKNFNIVLDDVAITHLSYGAEFSRAVEQKQVAQQEAERSKFVVAKAEQERRAAIIRAEGESESAKMISEATEKAGTGLIELRKIEAMRENAATLAKSPNVSYLPGAQKLLMALNANR encoded by the coding sequence ATGGGTAGCCAAGGCGCTGTTTCCTTACTGAACAACGTCGCACGCGCCGCCTTGGGTCTCGGCGTAGCCGCCACGGCTCTCAACTCATCTCTCTACACCGTCGACGGCGGCCAGCGCGCCGTCATCTTCGACCGCATCCGTGGAATTCTCGACGAAACCGTCGGCGAAGGCACCCACTTCCTCATCCCATGGCTCCAAAAGCCTTTCATCTTCGACATCCGCACGAAGCCCCACACTTTCTCCTCCGTCTCCGGCACCAAGGACCTGCAGATGGTCAACCTAACCCTCCGCGTCCTCTCGCGCCCCGAGGTCACGCGCCTCCCTCAGATCGTCCAAACCCTAGGCCTCGAGTACGACGAGAAGGTCCTCCCTTCGATCGGCAACGAGGTATTGAAGGCCGTCGTGGCTCAGTTCAACGCCGATCAGCTCCTCACCGAGCGCCCGCAGGTCTCGGCGCTCGTGCAGACCGGGCTCACCGAGCGCGCCAAAAACTTCAACATCGTGCTCGATGACGTGGCGATCACGCACCTGTCGTACGGCGCGGAGTTCTCGCGCGCCGTGGAGCAGAAGCAGGTGGCGCAGCAGGAGGCGGAGAGGTCGAAGTTCGTGGTGGCGAAGGCGGAGCAGGAGAGGCGCGCCGCCATCATTAGGGCCGAGGGAGAGAGCGAGTCGGCGAAGATGATATCGGAGGCTACTGAGAAGGCTGGAACGGGACTCATTGAGCTGAGAAAGATTGAGGCCATGAGGGAGAATGCCGCCACGCTTGCTAAGTCCCCGAATGTCTCTTACTTGCCCGGTGCCCAGAAGCTTCTCATGGCTCTCAATGCCAACCGTTGA
- the LOC142640383 gene encoding serine/threonine-protein phosphatase PP-X isozyme 2, whose amino-acid sequence MSDLDRQIEQLKKCEPLKESEVKALCLKAIEILVEESNVQRVDAPVTICGDIHGQFYDMKELFKVGGDCPKTNYLFLGDFVDRGFYSVETFLLLLALKVRYPDRITLIRGNHESRQITQVYGFYDECLRKYGSVNVWRYCTDIFDYLSLSALIENKIFSVHGGLSPAITTLDQIRTIDRKQEVPHDGAMCDLLWSDPEDIVDGWGLSPRGAGFLFGGSVVTSFNHTNNIDYICRAHQLVMEGYKWMFNNQIVTVWSAPNYCYRCGNVAAILELDENLNKQFRVFDAAPQESRGAPAKKPAPDYFL is encoded by the exons ATGTCAGACCTAGACAGACAAATAGAGCAGCTGAAGAAGTGTGAGCCTCTCAAGGAGTCGGAGGTGAAGGCTCTCTGTCTCAAAGCCATAGAAATCCTCGTTGAAGAGAGCAACGTTCAAAGGGTCGATGCCCCTGTCACt ATATGTGGTGACATCCATGGGCAGTTTTACGACATGAAAGAGCTTTTCAAAGTAGGAGGTGATTGCCCGAAGACTaattacttgtttcttggagaTTTTGTTGACAGAGGATTTTACTCTGTGGAAACATTTCTGCTTCTACTAGCCCTGAAG GTTAGGTATCCAGATCGGATAACTCTCATTAGAGGGAACCATGAGAGCCGTCAAATCACACAG GTATATGGATTCTATGATGAGTGCCTACGTAAATATGGCTCTGTGAACGTTTGGAGATATTGCACCGATATATTTGATTACTTAAG TCTGTCAGCCCTCATTGAGAACAAAATTTTCAGTGTCCATGGAGGTCTCTCTCCTGCCATAACAACATTGGATCAG ATACGAACAATTGATCGGAAGCAAGAAGTACCTCATGATGGTGCTATGTGTGACCTCTTGTGGTCTGATCCCGAAGATATTGTGGATGGTTGGGGTTTGAGTCCCCGTGGTGCTGGCTTCCTATTTGGTGGCAGTGTTGTTACTTCTTTCAACCATACAAACAACATTGACTACATATGTCGTGCTCATCAGTTGGTAATGGAAGGATATAAATGGATGTTCAATAACCAGATAGTTACAGTCTGGTCAGCTCCAAATTACTGCTAcag ATGTGGTAATGTAGCTGCAATCCTTGAGCTAGATGAGAATCTTAACAAGCAGTTTCGTGTGTTTGATGCAGCTCCACAG GAATCGAGAGGGGCCCCTGCCAAGAAACCTGCACCAGATTACTTTTTATGA